One Roseimaritima multifibrata DNA window includes the following coding sequences:
- a CDS encoding arginyltransferase has protein sequence MVGPSGRYVPRPADGVEFDEGRLLLVSDELQPCPYLPGQVARMPLQWPGARYPGKAVDAFLAAGYRRSGGFLYRTQCPACQACQPTRLSVADFQMRTSQRRVLNRGDAALSVSIGMPILDTQRLTLFNDHRNQRGLSESGDQTDANGYHAFLIDSFCQTQEFRFHFEEELVGIAIVDVGESAVSAVYTYFNPAFSRFSIGTYSILKQIEWCQETGKEFLYLGLYVAENQHLNYKARFAPQQRRVDGSWNDVL, from the coding sequence ATGGTTGGTCCATCAGGCAGGTATGTTCCTCGGCCCGCCGATGGAGTCGAATTCGATGAAGGGCGTCTGTTGCTGGTGAGCGATGAACTCCAGCCCTGTCCTTACCTGCCTGGCCAAGTTGCCCGGATGCCGTTGCAGTGGCCTGGAGCACGGTATCCAGGAAAAGCGGTGGATGCTTTTCTAGCCGCTGGCTACCGGCGTAGCGGCGGTTTCTTATACCGAACGCAGTGCCCAGCCTGTCAGGCGTGTCAGCCAACGCGGTTATCGGTGGCGGACTTTCAAATGCGGACGTCGCAACGCCGGGTCTTGAATCGAGGCGATGCAGCGTTAAGCGTTTCCATTGGGATGCCCATTCTGGATACCCAACGATTAACGCTCTTCAATGACCACCGGAATCAACGTGGATTGAGCGAAAGTGGGGATCAGACGGATGCCAATGGGTATCACGCCTTTCTGATCGATTCGTTTTGCCAGACTCAGGAATTTCGGTTCCATTTTGAAGAAGAATTGGTCGGGATTGCGATCGTTGATGTTGGCGAGTCAGCGGTTTCCGCGGTCTACACCTATTTCAATCCGGCTTTCAGTCGGTTTTCGATTGGGACCTATTCGATTCTTAAACAAATTGAATGGTGCCAGGAAACGGGCAAAGAATTCCTGTATCTGGGGCTGTATGTCGCTGAGAATCAGCATCTGAATTACAAGGCCCGTTTTGCGCCGCAGCAGCGGAGGGTTGATGGATCCTGGAACGATGTCTTGTAG
- the folD gene encoding bifunctional methylenetetrahydrofolate dehydrogenase/methenyltetrahydrofolate cyclohydrolase FolD, whose protein sequence is MSAQILDGKQTALAIRQEIAEEVTQFIADGGPSPCLVAVLVGEDPASQVYVRNKQRACEKAGIEGRLHRLPADTDQATLMQLVADLNADNSVHGILVQLPLPAGLDEREVLDAIDPAKDVDAFSPYNVGLLMQGRPRFLPCTPAGIVQLLHRYQIEVSGKHVVVVGRSDIVGKPMAMLLVAKDGPCGPATANATVTLAHSRTANLADVIRQADIVVAAVGRPEMIRGEMLKPGAVVIDVGINRVGDRLVGDVCFDEAMQVASAVTPVPGGVGPLTIAMLLGNTVKAAKEIASRE, encoded by the coding sequence ATGTCGGCGCAAATCTTAGATGGTAAGCAAACGGCTTTGGCAATCCGGCAAGAAATTGCTGAAGAAGTCACTCAGTTCATTGCCGATGGCGGCCCTTCCCCTTGTTTGGTCGCGGTGCTAGTTGGCGAAGATCCTGCTAGCCAAGTGTATGTGCGAAATAAGCAACGAGCCTGCGAGAAAGCCGGGATCGAAGGGCGGTTGCATCGGTTGCCTGCTGACACCGACCAAGCCACGCTGATGCAGTTGGTGGCCGATTTAAATGCCGACAACTCGGTTCACGGAATTTTGGTGCAGCTCCCTTTGCCAGCCGGTCTGGACGAACGGGAAGTCTTGGATGCCATCGATCCTGCCAAAGACGTTGATGCTTTCAGTCCCTATAACGTTGGCCTGCTGATGCAGGGACGCCCACGGTTTTTGCCCTGTACGCCTGCCGGGATTGTGCAGTTGCTGCATCGCTACCAGATTGAAGTTTCTGGAAAGCATGTCGTTGTCGTTGGACGAAGCGATATCGTTGGCAAGCCGATGGCGATGTTGTTGGTCGCTAAAGACGGTCCCTGCGGCCCGGCAACCGCCAATGCCACGGTCACCTTGGCGCATAGTCGGACCGCGAATTTGGCTGACGTCATCCGTCAGGCTGACATCGTCGTAGCCGCCGTCGGTCGTCCCGAAATGATCCGTGGAGAAATGTTAAAACCGGGTGCCGTCGTCATCGATGTAGGAATCAACCGCGTTGGAGATCGGTTGGTAGGCGATGTCTGTTTCGATGAAGCGATGCAGGTCGCCAGTGCAGTAACCCCTGTCCCCGGCGGCGTGGGACCACTCACCATTGCAATGCTGCTAGGCAATACCGTGAAAGCGGCAAAAGAGATCGCAAGCAGAGAGTAA
- a CDS encoding hemolysin family protein: protein MTSLFVLFALLGFIAGAAGGLGAELLDRFAGRSLEAYCRLRHRRERFGAVLDGFEEAMRAAEYLRVIGSVVFLICGTATLYLDNAPPTGNHLILWGISATGLMMLTHLWLPGAVTRFASSPLLFHTWPFWKSLSIAMRPFAAPDLLFSLVTRRLAGKIEHEDEEEEQLEDDIRTMVAAGTREGFFGPGVREMIQGVMDLDDDTVGHIMTPRSEVNAIEVNTPWPEVLRFVIECGRTRMPVYDGTLDQIVGVLYAKDLMEELIEDGNPKVPLAKLLRNAWSVPVDRTVEQLLREFLHSRSHMAIVVDEFHQTVGVVTIEDVLEEIVGEIVDESDKQEESLVRIIDDHTAEASGRVMVDDLNELLGWDLPESEDYETIAGYILHHTGGIPEDGELLEIGSITAEIIQSTNRQIERVRLVHQANRKREAV from the coding sequence ATGACCAGTCTATTTGTCCTTTTTGCACTGTTGGGATTTATTGCCGGTGCAGCCGGTGGTCTGGGGGCGGAATTACTGGACCGCTTTGCCGGCCGTTCTTTAGAGGCCTACTGCCGTCTGCGGCATCGTCGCGAGCGATTTGGTGCCGTCCTCGATGGCTTTGAAGAAGCGATGCGAGCGGCGGAGTACCTGCGAGTTATCGGATCGGTTGTCTTTCTGATCTGCGGTACCGCAACGCTCTACCTTGATAATGCGCCGCCCACGGGCAACCACTTGATCTTATGGGGCATCAGTGCGACAGGCCTGATGATGCTGACCCACCTCTGGCTTCCCGGCGCGGTGACTCGATTCGCTTCGTCGCCGCTGCTGTTCCATACCTGGCCGTTTTGGAAGTCCCTTTCCATCGCGATGCGACCGTTTGCGGCGCCCGACTTGCTGTTCTCTTTAGTGACACGGCGTTTGGCCGGCAAAATCGAACACGAAGACGAAGAGGAAGAACAGCTTGAAGACGACATCCGGACGATGGTCGCCGCGGGGACCCGGGAAGGGTTCTTTGGCCCCGGTGTCCGTGAAATGATCCAAGGGGTGATGGACCTGGACGACGATACCGTCGGCCATATCATGACCCCGCGCAGCGAAGTCAACGCGATCGAAGTCAACACGCCTTGGCCCGAGGTCCTACGCTTCGTCATTGAGTGCGGACGAACGCGAATGCCCGTCTACGACGGAACGCTGGACCAGATCGTGGGTGTTCTGTATGCCAAAGACCTAATGGAAGAATTGATCGAAGATGGCAATCCGAAGGTCCCCTTGGCTAAATTGCTAAGAAACGCCTGGAGCGTCCCCGTCGACAGAACCGTCGAACAACTGCTACGCGAATTCCTGCACAGCCGTAGCCATATGGCGATCGTCGTCGATGAATTCCATCAGACCGTTGGCGTTGTCACGATCGAAGATGTTCTGGAAGAAATTGTCGGCGAGATCGTCGACGAATCGGACAAACAAGAAGAGTCGCTAGTGCGAATCATCGACGACCATACAGCCGAAGCTTCGGGTCGCGTCATGGTCGACGACCTGAATGAACTGCTGGGCTGGGATCTTCCAGAAAGCGAAGATTACGAAACCATCGCTGGCTACATCCTGCATCATACGGGCGGAATCCCCGAGGATGGCGAACTGCTGGAAATCGGCTCGATCACCGCCGAAATCATCCAGTCCACGAACCGGCAAATCGAAAGAGTGCGGTTGGTGCACCAAGCCAACCGAAAACGCGAAGCCGTCTAG
- a CDS encoding DUF1573 domain-containing protein, whose product MHNLIRGALFCLLLMPCTVRGQDWARKMFPETNHDFHAVARGAKVVHHFEFENLYQEDLHVSAVRSSCGCTTPTVTKSTVGSREKSAIVATFNTSSYTGPKSATVTVVFDRPYYAEVQLTVAGNIRTDVMFTPGEADFGEVKEGTTKEIKLSVSNLNRPNWRITDVRSQCTDMLVKLSPPIQQGRGVKYDLTLSLKESMPVGEIHEQVSLVTNDPSSANVDMCVSGVVRPSLSINPGALSMGGVATKGVFERRLIVRADEPFAIKEVICPDDRFQFKAPEGKKKIHFLPLTFQAGEDAAAIAQKIRVVSDLPNDRYAEMLVTGTVVPAKPTTP is encoded by the coding sequence ATGCACAATTTAATTCGCGGAGCTCTGTTTTGTTTGCTACTGATGCCCTGCACCGTTCGCGGGCAGGACTGGGCTCGCAAAATGTTTCCAGAAACGAATCATGATTTCCACGCCGTGGCGCGTGGTGCAAAAGTCGTGCATCATTTCGAATTCGAAAATCTCTACCAAGAGGACCTGCATGTCTCGGCGGTCCGGAGCAGTTGTGGTTGCACGACTCCGACGGTCACCAAGTCAACGGTCGGGTCGCGGGAAAAGTCAGCGATTGTTGCGACTTTTAATACTTCGTCGTACACCGGTCCAAAGTCCGCGACGGTTACCGTCGTGTTTGATCGACCCTACTACGCCGAAGTTCAGTTAACGGTTGCTGGGAATATCCGAACCGATGTGATGTTCACTCCAGGTGAAGCTGATTTTGGCGAAGTCAAAGAAGGGACAACCAAAGAAATCAAGCTGTCTGTGAGCAATCTGAATCGTCCCAATTGGCGAATTACCGATGTCCGCAGCCAGTGCACCGACATGTTGGTAAAGTTGTCGCCGCCGATCCAGCAGGGACGAGGCGTGAAGTACGACCTGACGCTTTCCTTGAAAGAATCGATGCCGGTTGGTGAGATTCATGAACAGGTCTCTCTGGTGACCAATGATCCCAGCAGTGCCAATGTTGACATGTGTGTCAGCGGAGTCGTTCGCCCTAGTTTGAGTATCAATCCTGGGGCGCTCAGCATGGGCGGGGTGGCGACGAAAGGTGTCTTCGAACGAAGGTTGATCGTGCGAGCCGACGAACCGTTTGCGATCAAAGAAGTCATCTGCCCTGACGATCGTTTTCAGTTTAAGGCTCCTGAAGGAAAGAAAAAGATTCACTTCCTGCCGCTAACTTTCCAAGCAGGAGAGGATGCCGCCGCGATCGCTCAGAAGATTCGTGTCGTCTCTGACTTGCCAAATGATCGGTATGCTGAGATGTTGGTAACCGGTACCGTTGTGCCCGCGAAACCGACGACTCCGTAG
- the floA gene encoding flotillin-like protein FloA (flotillin-like protein involved in membrane lipid rafts) translates to MWLVVASVAIVAFVLVLFAIFASYFGLWIQSALTGAKVGFADLLGMTFRKVNTRRIVRAKIMAVQAGLIDPDLTTRALEAHALAGGNVQQVTRALIAAKKAKTISLTFKEATAIDLAGRDVLESVQTSVYPKVIDCPPRGAVKASLDAVAKDGIQLKVKARVTVRANLQQLIGGATEETIIARVGEGIVSAIGSAANHKAVLENPDVISKAVLAKRLDSQTAFEIVSIDIADIDVGANIGARLQADQAEADTQVARARAENKRASAVAAEKEMEAKVEESRAQLVLAQAAVPEAMADAFRNGTLGILDYFKLQNISADTDMRKALAVTTKDNSDAYSDNNQRR, encoded by the coding sequence ATTTGGTTGGTCGTCGCGTCGGTTGCGATCGTCGCTTTTGTGCTGGTCCTGTTCGCTATCTTCGCCAGCTATTTCGGGTTGTGGATCCAGTCGGCGCTGACCGGTGCCAAAGTCGGATTCGCCGATTTGCTGGGGATGACTTTTCGAAAGGTTAATACCCGACGGATTGTGCGAGCCAAAATCATGGCCGTCCAAGCCGGTTTGATCGATCCAGATCTGACCACGCGGGCGTTGGAAGCACATGCCCTGGCCGGCGGGAATGTGCAACAGGTAACGCGAGCTTTGATCGCCGCTAAGAAAGCGAAGACGATCAGCCTGACGTTCAAAGAAGCCACCGCAATCGATTTGGCCGGACGCGATGTGCTGGAATCCGTTCAAACAAGTGTCTACCCCAAGGTGATCGATTGTCCCCCTCGTGGAGCGGTCAAAGCTTCATTGGATGCGGTGGCAAAAGACGGCATTCAGTTGAAGGTGAAGGCACGGGTAACGGTGCGGGCAAACCTTCAGCAATTGATCGGTGGAGCCACCGAAGAAACGATCATCGCCCGAGTCGGCGAAGGGATCGTTAGTGCGATTGGTAGTGCCGCCAACCACAAAGCGGTTCTGGAAAATCCTGATGTGATCAGTAAAGCCGTGCTCGCCAAACGATTGGATTCGCAGACCGCCTTTGAAATTGTCTCGATCGATATTGCAGATATCGATGTGGGAGCAAATATCGGAGCTCGCCTGCAAGCCGATCAAGCGGAAGCCGATACGCAGGTCGCTCGGGCTCGAGCCGAAAACAAACGTGCTTCGGCAGTGGCTGCGGAAAAAGAGATGGAAGCGAAGGTCGAAGAGAGCCGCGCCCAACTGGTGCTCGCTCAAGCAGCCGTTCCTGAAGCGATGGCCGATGCCTTCCGAAACGGAACCTTAGGCATTCTGGATTACTTCAAACTGCAGAACATCAGTGCCGATACCGACATGCGGAAGGCGCTGGCGGTGACCACAAAAGATAACTCGGATGCCTATTCTGATAACAATCAACGACGGTAA
- a CDS encoding NAD(P)-dependent oxidoreductase: protein MPNFSASFTPEKTRLGWIGTGVMGTSMCRRLMDAGYSMTVFNRTRSKTDSLASAGAKVVDSPAEVASASDLVLMMVGYPQDVSEVVLGSEGVLSADDLPQVLVDLTTSRPQLAVEISAAAEKQGVHSLDAPVSGGDIGAREGRLSIMVGGDVEVFNALDPIWKVLGQTVVHQGAAGAGQHTKMVNQTLIASGMIGVCEALLYAQKAGLDIPTVLQSVSSGAAGSWSLSNLAPRMVAHDFDPGFYVEHFLKDMGIALEEAARMDLCLPGLALANQLYRAVQAQGHGRDGTQALLLALANLNGVNW, encoded by the coding sequence ATGCCAAATTTTTCGGCCTCGTTTACACCGGAGAAAACGCGTTTAGGATGGATTGGAACCGGAGTCATGGGGACTTCGATGTGTCGACGTCTGATGGACGCCGGCTATTCAATGACCGTTTTTAATCGGACGCGTTCTAAAACAGACTCTTTGGCGTCCGCTGGCGCAAAGGTCGTCGACAGTCCCGCGGAAGTGGCTTCGGCAAGCGACCTCGTTTTGATGATGGTCGGCTATCCGCAAGATGTCTCGGAGGTCGTCCTCGGCAGCGAAGGAGTGCTTTCCGCAGACGACCTGCCTCAGGTCTTGGTCGATCTGACGACCAGCCGCCCACAGTTGGCGGTGGAGATCTCGGCAGCGGCCGAAAAACAAGGTGTCCATTCGCTTGATGCCCCGGTAAGTGGCGGCGATATCGGAGCCCGCGAAGGGCGATTGTCGATCATGGTTGGCGGGGATGTTGAAGTCTTCAACGCGCTGGATCCGATCTGGAAAGTGCTCGGGCAGACCGTGGTGCACCAAGGGGCCGCCGGAGCTGGGCAGCATACGAAAATGGTGAATCAAACTTTGATTGCCAGCGGGATGATCGGTGTCTGCGAAGCGTTGTTGTATGCACAAAAGGCGGGATTGGATATTCCGACCGTCTTGCAATCGGTCAGCTCAGGAGCGGCGGGAAGTTGGTCGCTGTCCAACCTCGCACCGAGGATGGTCGCCCATGATTTCGACCCTGGCTTTTATGTCGAACATTTTTTGAAAGATATGGGAATCGCTTTAGAAGAAGCGGCGAGGATGGACTTGTGTCTGCCTGGTTTGGCGCTGGCTAATCAGCTTTACAGGGCCGTGCAGGCTCAAGGTCATGGTCGTGATGGAACCCAAGCACTGTTGTTAGCACTTGCGAATTTAAATGGAGTCAACTGGTAA